In Paenibacillus larvae subsp. larvae, the following proteins share a genomic window:
- a CDS encoding RNA polymerase sigma factor, with protein MLTDEELVEEIRRGTQSSMELLIQRHYPMIFAYLYRMTGEYHSACDLTQDTFVKMVRYLPNYRGEGKFRSWLLCIGVNTARDYFRSTVYSNYSKSGEIEDTIPSNDKSPLELVSYRMESEEVKKTVLRLPDYQKEAIILRYYHDCSIKEIAELTNAGEAAVKSRLYQGVQKLKKWLGKEHNDEQISKNV; from the coding sequence GTGTTAACAGATGAAGAATTAGTAGAAGAAATCAGGCGGGGAACCCAAAGTTCAATGGAATTGTTAATCCAGCGGCATTATCCTATGATTTTCGCGTATTTATACCGGATGACTGGAGAATATCACAGTGCATGTGATTTGACTCAGGACACATTCGTAAAAATGGTAAGATATCTTCCTAACTACCGTGGAGAAGGCAAATTCAGGTCATGGTTACTTTGTATCGGAGTAAATACTGCCCGGGACTATTTTAGAAGTACGGTTTACTCCAACTACAGCAAATCGGGAGAGATAGAAGATACAATTCCTTCTAATGATAAGAGCCCTTTGGAACTCGTCAGTTACCGGATGGAGAGCGAAGAAGTGAAAAAAACAGTTCTACGCCTGCCTGATTATCAGAAAGAAGCGATTATCTTAAGGTATTACCATGATTGCTCAATTAAAGAGATTGCCGAACTAACCAACGCCGGGGAAGCTGCCGTCAAATCCAGGTTATATCAGGGAGTTCAAAAATTGAAAAAATGGCTTGGAAAGGAGCATAACGATGAGCAAATTTCCAAAAACGTATGA
- a CDS encoding D-alanyl-D-alanine carboxypeptidase family protein — MKTKWVTSLLLCSQLLFWTGFSYVHAEEKVPQQTDLTPNAKSAILLDADTGTIISEKDKDAKLPPASITKIMTMLLIMEAVDKGTLKMDEKVRTSEYAASMGGSQIFLEPGEEMTVEEMLKGIAMASGNDASVAMAEKIAGTEEDFVRMMNERAKQLGMKNTHFANCNGLPAENHYSTAYDIALMSRELLKHEKITAFTGAYQDYLRKDSEKPFWLVNTNKLVRFYNGADGLKTGFTSEEKFCLAATAKRDNLRMIAVVMGEPDTKTRNAEVTKLFDYSFSQYTNYPIFKAGDQIGSFRVGKGKVQEVPLIAKHPYGVLLKKSEGKEGIRHEVQILPDLKAPVQAGEPIGKLVVYKGDVKLKEFSLTSPVAVEKAGWWTIFKRGVGSLFQTN; from the coding sequence ATGAAAACCAAGTGGGTGACAAGCCTGCTTCTTTGCAGCCAATTGTTGTTCTGGACAGGATTTTCCTATGTTCATGCTGAGGAAAAAGTCCCGCAGCAGACGGATCTTACGCCTAACGCCAAGTCTGCGATATTGCTTGATGCCGATACAGGTACCATTATCTCGGAAAAAGATAAAGATGCGAAACTGCCTCCGGCCAGTATTACCAAAATTATGACAATGCTGCTCATTATGGAAGCAGTAGATAAAGGCACTCTTAAAATGGATGAGAAAGTCCGCACCAGCGAGTACGCGGCTTCAATGGGAGGTTCCCAGATTTTTCTGGAGCCGGGAGAAGAAATGACGGTTGAAGAAATGCTTAAAGGCATTGCGATGGCTTCCGGGAACGATGCGTCTGTGGCTATGGCCGAAAAAATTGCGGGAACGGAAGAAGACTTTGTACGAATGATGAATGAACGGGCCAAGCAGCTAGGCATGAAAAACACCCATTTTGCTAACTGCAACGGACTGCCTGCGGAAAATCATTATTCAACCGCTTATGATATTGCTCTAATGTCCCGTGAATTGCTCAAGCACGAGAAAATTACTGCGTTTACAGGTGCATATCAGGATTACTTGCGTAAGGATAGCGAAAAACCGTTTTGGCTTGTGAATACCAATAAGCTGGTTCGTTTTTATAACGGGGCAGACGGTCTTAAAACCGGTTTCACCAGTGAGGAAAAATTTTGTCTTGCGGCCACGGCGAAGAGAGACAATTTGCGTATGATTGCCGTTGTTATGGGCGAGCCGGATACCAAAACTAGGAATGCGGAAGTAACGAAGCTGTTTGATTATTCTTTTTCCCAGTACACCAATTATCCCATCTTTAAAGCCGGTGACCAGATAGGATCGTTCCGTGTGGGCAAAGGGAAGGTGCAAGAAGTTCCTCTTATTGCCAAGCATCCTTACGGTGTATTGCTTAAAAAGAGTGAGGGAAAGGAAGGCATCCGTCATGAAGTCCAGATATTACCTGACCTTAAGGCACCGGTTCAAGCAGGCGAGCCGATTGGGAAACTGGTGGTATATAAAGGGGATGTCAAACTCAAGGAATTTTCGCTTACAAGTCCGGTCGCTGTAGAGAAAGCCGGATGGTGGACCATTTTTAAGCGGGGAGTAGGCAGCCTGTTTCAGACAAATTAA
- the spoIIAA gene encoding anti-sigma F factor antagonist, translating to MSLQIEFEQRRRALIVRLQGELDHHTADMVKTRMEEAIAKGDARNLVLSLRDLSFMDSSGLGVILGRYKQITGRGGKMIVCDVNPSIYRLFELSGLFKIVAIEDNERKAISSLEVAL from the coding sequence ATGAGTTTGCAAATTGAATTCGAGCAGAGAAGAAGAGCGTTAATTGTCAGATTGCAAGGAGAACTTGACCACCACACAGCCGATATGGTGAAAACGCGTATGGAAGAAGCCATTGCTAAAGGGGATGCCCGGAATCTCGTGCTCAGTCTGCGGGATTTAAGCTTTATGGATAGTTCGGGTCTTGGTGTCATATTGGGACGGTACAAGCAGATAACCGGAAGAGGTGGCAAGATGATTGTTTGTGATGTCAACCCCTCTATCTACAGGTTGTTTGAACTATCCGGCTTATTCAAAATCGTAGCGATTGAAGATAACGAGAGAAAGGCAATCTCCAGTCTGGAGGTGGCATTATGA